The Parambassis ranga chromosome 19, fParRan2.1, whole genome shotgun sequence genome contains a region encoding:
- the tp53i11b gene encoding tumor protein p53-inducible protein 11b isoform X2: protein MASKPHPPLMKKHSQTDLISRLKSRKILGVGGEDDDGEVHRSKISQVLGNEIKFTMREPIGLRVWIFISAVGFTVMALMALALPNQLYEVVFEEELSTTSISVRLYGGALLSLALIMWNGLYTAEKVIIQWTLLSEACYFAIQFLVTSITLMELGILPNAAILLLLSRVLFLVVTVSYYHHLGRRPKKI, encoded by the exons ATGGCGTCGAAACCTCACCCTCCTTTGATGAAGAAGCACAGTCAGACTGACTTGATAAGCCGCCTGAAAAGCCGGAAGATCCTTGGAGTCGGTGGCGAGGATGATGATGGCGAAGTGCATCGCTCAAAG ATCAGTCAGGTGCTTGGAAATGAGATCAAGTTCACAATGCGGGAGCCCATTGGGCTGAG GGTGTGGATATTCATCTCAGCAGTAGGCTTCACAGTCATGGCTCTGATG GCTCTGGCGTTGCCCAACCAGCTCTATGAGGTTGTTTTTGAGGAGGAACTGTCCACGACTAGCATCTCTGTTCGCCTTTATGGAGGAGCGTTGCTCA GCCTGGCCCTCATCATGTGGAATGGTCTCTACACAGCAGAAAAGGTCATCATCCAGTGGACTCTGCTCAGTGAAGCCTGCTACTTCGCCATCCAGTTCCTCG TGACATCCATCACCTTAATGGAGCTGGGCATCCTGCCCAACGCTGccatcctcctgctcctcagtcGAGTGCTCTTCTTGGTCGTCACTGTGTCTTACTACCACCACCTGGGCCGCAGGCCGAAGAAGATCTAA
- the tp53i11b gene encoding tumor protein p53-inducible protein 11b isoform X1: MSTELCAMASKPHPPLMKKHSQTDLISRLKSRKILGVGGEDDDGEVHRSKISQVLGNEIKFTMREPIGLRVWIFISAVGFTVMALMALALPNQLYEVVFEEELSTTSISVRLYGGALLSLALIMWNGLYTAEKVIIQWTLLSEACYFAIQFLVTSITLMELGILPNAAILLLLSRVLFLVVTVSYYHHLGRRPKKI; encoded by the exons TTGTGTGCCATGGCGTCGAAACCTCACCCTCCTTTGATGAAGAAGCACAGTCAGACTGACTTGATAAGCCGCCTGAAAAGCCGGAAGATCCTTGGAGTCGGTGGCGAGGATGATGATGGCGAAGTGCATCGCTCAAAG ATCAGTCAGGTGCTTGGAAATGAGATCAAGTTCACAATGCGGGAGCCCATTGGGCTGAG GGTGTGGATATTCATCTCAGCAGTAGGCTTCACAGTCATGGCTCTGATG GCTCTGGCGTTGCCCAACCAGCTCTATGAGGTTGTTTTTGAGGAGGAACTGTCCACGACTAGCATCTCTGTTCGCCTTTATGGAGGAGCGTTGCTCA GCCTGGCCCTCATCATGTGGAATGGTCTCTACACAGCAGAAAAGGTCATCATCCAGTGGACTCTGCTCAGTGAAGCCTGCTACTTCGCCATCCAGTTCCTCG TGACATCCATCACCTTAATGGAGCTGGGCATCCTGCCCAACGCTGccatcctcctgctcctcagtcGAGTGCTCTTCTTGGTCGTCACTGTGTCTTACTACCACCACCTGGGCCGCAGGCCGAAGAAGATCTAA